One Nicotiana tomentosiformis chromosome 4, ASM39032v3, whole genome shotgun sequence genomic window carries:
- the LOC138910420 gene encoding uncharacterized protein has product MRQHNMRIVIQSIITDNAANLNSDLMKAMCETIKNKHRNSTTYRLQMNRAVKASNKNIKKILRKMVDNYKQWHEKLPFALLGYRTTVRTSTGATPYLLVYGTKAVIPAEVEIPSLIIILKVELSDGEWVQSRYEQLALIDEKRTNTDEAKGKFSPNWQGPYMVQRVLIGGALILEKMDGEIWPKPIHSDPVKRYYV; this is encoded by the exons atgagacaacacaacatgaggatagtgattcagtcaatcattactgacaacgCCGCCAATTTAAACAGCGatttgatgaaagccatgtgtgaaacgaTCAAGAACAAGCATAGGAACTCCACGACATACAGACTGCAAATGAACAGAGCTGTAAAAGcctccaacaagaacatcaagaagatattgaggaaaatggtggataattataaacaatggcacgagaagctgccatttgctctgctcgggtatcgtaccacggttcgcacatcaactggggcaactccctacttattggtttatggtacTAAAGCGGTTATTCCTGCCGAAGTAGAGATCCCTTCTTTAATAATTATACTAAAAGTTGAGCTTAGTGATGGAGAATGGGTACAGAGCCGATACGagcaactagctctcattgatgaaaAGAGAACGAATacg GATGAAGCCAAGGGgaagttctcacccaactggcaaggtccctacatggttcaACGAGTATTaataggaggagcactcatacttgaaaaaatggatggagagatttggccaaaacctattcACTCAGAcccagtcaagagatactatgtttag